A stretch of DNA from Ovis aries strain OAR_USU_Benz2616 breed Rambouillet chromosome 14, ARS-UI_Ramb_v3.0, whole genome shotgun sequence:
GGGAGCCAGGTGGCCCCTGGCTGCCATGGTGGGGCTCGGTCCATTGTGTCCGGGAGCCATTCGCTCTGATGATCACCTCACCTGCTTATCCCTCCTGAGCTGCATCTTGTGGGTGCCTGAACTGAGGGTGCTTTCTGACCCTTCTCTCCAGTGCACAAAAGCCCGTCTGAAAGTCACTGAGAAGGAGCTGAAGAGCCTGAGGTGGGAGCACGAGGTACTGGAGCAGCGATTCATCAAGGTGGGCTCCAGGTTATCTGGGGGGCTCCTGGCATGTCTGGGGGGCTCCTGTTGTGTCTGGGGGCTCCCAGGGCATCTGGAGGACTCCTGGCATGTCTGAGGGCTCCTGGCACATCTCAGGGGCTGGGTCCCCTGCTCTGGTTCCTCCCCGTTCTGCAGGGCTCTCAGTGGACGAGGTTGATGTCTTAGCAGTTCCCCACTGCTCTCCCCTTGGGCTGGCCTCTGAAGCAGTGGTGGTCTGGCCCATCTTTCATCCCTGTGTGTGTCTCCGAGTCCTAACCCTTTATGTGTGTGTCATAGGAAGCCTGTGGGTGAAAATGCAAGGCCTTGGGGCTGCACGCTGGTCCTCACACATGGCGACAGCACCCCGAGTTCTTCCAAACTCTCGAGTGTGCTGGTGTAGGGCCTTGCTTCCCAGAAGTGGGGGCACCTGGCACATGCTGGCCTATTCCTCCCAGCCCACGTTTCTCTCCAGAGTAGCCTGTGTCCCCTGGTGAAAATCCCTTGTCAGTCCTTACTGCTATAGGCACCCTGTTAGGTACATCTTTGTGTGGTGTGTGACCCTTTTTTGGAATGGTGATTCCTAGCAGAGGAATTGGTGGGTCAGACGGCTAGTGTTGAGAATGTGGACGATCTGCCTGAGGGCTGTTCAGAGTTGTGGCCTCATCCATGGTTTCCCAGGGGGCCGTCCCCCATCCCAGGTCCTCACTGATGGGACTGGGTGCGTGTGTCTCACTGAGCGTGCTTCTCTGCAGACAGCGCCCCCACGTGCTTGGTTCCCGGGGTCTGGCTGAGGGCAAGCACCTGTGTGTCAGCTGTTAGCACCTTTCCCACTGAAACACTCTCATAGACTGTGACGGTGGAAAGGACCCAGTTCCTTGGGAACATCCCACAAGCAGCTGGATCTGGAGTCACCCCACAGGGGCCTCCGAGGGCCCTGCAGGCAACAGGGAGATGCTGCTCCCACTGGTCAAAGTGGGCATGAGTCGGGAGGAGGCAGCTCAGGCAGGCTCAGGCCATGTAGGTCTGCACTCTCTGCCCCTTGCCCTCCATTTGTCTACACAGTATGTGAGAGAGGCAGTGTCCTGGAAAGCCAGGGTCATCAGGTTTTAAAGAGCAGAGGGCCTGGGAGTGGACGGAAGCAGATGTGAGGTGTGGCAATGTGGCCAGAAGGATGGGGCCACAGGTTTGCAGCGCAGTGCTCGTCGCGCCTCGCAGTGCTGTGTGTTCTTTACGGGCGTGGAGAACATTCTGGAAGGAGTCCCAGCCAGTGCTCAGATGGTGGCCTCTGGGAAGTGGGGTTTAGGAGGGTCACTTTTTCCTGTTACACCCCTGCTAAGTCTTGACTTCTAAATGGTGCACAGTTAAAAGAAGACGCGGAAGCACGTTGTCCTTGGTGGGCAGGCAGCTGGCTGTAGGATCTGGGGCAGATGGAGGGGACCTCCTCAAGGGCCCCCACCCCAGCATTGCTGAGTCTGAGGCCCTGATCTCCTGTGGGGATGATTAGGGGTGGGGTGCGCTCCTGAGCCTGCTGCCCagacccagggcagggctggctcTGGCTTCTTGGTGGGAGGGTCTCTCTGCAGCTCATCCTGGGGGCCCCCATGGCTTCCTGCCACACCTCCCAGAGGTATTTTCTCCTGCCTCCCATTGTGTGGACACCGTACTCCTTTAATttggttgcagagagtggggctcGGGCACAGACCAGCCTGCCCATGGCCAGACGCTGGGGAAGGCGGGGGCGTGGCCCTGGGCAGAGCGGGAGGGGCGTCCTGCCAGCGAGGTACCCGTGCCTCACAGGTGCAGCAGGAGCGGGATGACCTGTACCAGAAGTTCACCACGGCCATCCTGGAGGTGCAGCAGAAGGCGGGTTTCAGGAACCTCATCCTGGAGCGCAAGGTGCAGGCGCTGGTTGCTGCCGTGGAGAAGAAGGAGGTGCAGTTCAATGAGGTGCTAGCAGCCTCCAACCTGGACCCCGCGGCCCTGACCCTCGTGTCCCGCAAGCTGGAGGTAGGCCTCGAGGGCTGTGCTTGGGGCTCCGTCCCTCCAGGGCAGACCCTCAGTCAGCCTCGGGGAGGGGCGATCGCAGTTTCCTGGCCAGAGTGCCCAGGTCCGTGAGCGCCGTGGACTCCTAGCTCCAGTGTCTTCAAGGTCTCCCCAGCCCCTCTTTGGCCTTTAAACCCTCCTAGCCTGAGTCCACTACCCGCTCCAGCTTGGTCTCTTAGCCGAGGCCACAGCCGCCATCTGCCTGGACACTAAGCTATGCTGGAAGAGACCACGGCGGGCGAGAGGCAGGCCTGCGGTGGCCTGTGCGGCGGGTGGTGGGAAGGTTTCCCTGGGAGGCATGCCTGAGCACAGGCTGAGCGTCTGTTCCTGTGAGCGTCCGCAGTTGTCTGTGGTGTTCCCCTGGGGCAGGCTGTCCTGGGCACCGGGCATTGCTGGGAAAGGACAGATGAGGCCTCGGTGCCCAAGGGCCAGAGGGCCTGACCGCGCCTGGCAGGGACCCCGCCCAGAGCTGGGCCTTGACCTCTGCTCCCTGACCTGCTCTCTCCCTGTGTCACAGAAAGAGCAGGTGACGGGGACAGGAGTCTCTGGTGTTGCCAGGGTGGCGTGGCCTGGCTCTGGGGTCCTGGTCAACTGGGTGACCTGAGGCTCCTAGGCCCGAGGTTAGGTCCCCTCCGGGTCTAGGGGGTGGACATACACTGGGGTCTCACTCTGAGGCCTTCCCACAGCAGTCCCTCCCTGTGTGGATGTCCCTGAGGTGGGGCCAGGCTGTGGTTCCCTGATACCTTCCTCTCCCCAGGACGTTCTGGAATCGAAGAACAGCGCCATCAAGGATCTGCAATACGAGCTGGCCCGGGTGTGCAAGGTGCGgagggccccccaccccccctcacCCAGGAGCCCCCCATCTTGATGCTGACTCCCCAGATCAGGGTGCTGACCCAGTCTGAGGCCATCGGTGCCCGCCTGGGTCACTGGGCCTGTGTGTGGCCGAGCCTCTGCTGGCGCCTCCCAGTGCACAGCCTGCCTGGTGTCCCATGTGGCCCTTGCTCTGGCACCGTGGTGCTAGCCTGGCCTCTGGGGCAGTTGCCAGGGGGTTCTCTTTGCTCCCCCAGGTTAACGTCCACGTCCTCCATGTGGGGGCAGTTAGGGCTCCAGCCTTTCTCAACCACTCATGGAGGCTTCCTGCATAGTGCCCTGACCCTGGTACCATCTGTGTCCTGCACTGAGTGTCCCCAGCTCCCCAGCTGAGCCCACAGCTCTGTCAGGGCTTGGCCCGTGGGGACACAGATGCAGTGCTGCCTGCAGAGAGCAGACACCCCACAAGTGTGACTCAGACACGAGCCCTGGGTCTTGGAGCCCGGGTGAAGGCATTGCCATCATGGGCACTGCGCTCCTTGGTGACCAAATGCCCTGGCCTTCCCTGCCCATCGGGCCCTCCCTGGGTGCTCTGGCAACCCTGATGCGTACTCGCAGAAAATTAGGGCCATGCACTGGGTGCGTGTGGCTCTCGGGAGGACTTCCGTAACCCACATCTGATTGTCGGGAGGGCTGAGccccagagaaggaggagggccGGGGCCCATACCCTGGAGCCGGTCCTTACTCACCCTTCCGTCTCAGCTCCCAGCATCTTGTCATGATAATGCTGAAGACAAGGTGTCCCTTTGAGCTTTTGTCCTGAGTCAGGCTGGGCTCTCAGCATGTAACATGCTCCGCTCATCGCATCCTTACCACCACCTTGTGAAATGTGCTCTTTGAGAAAAAGTAGGGGGGACAGAGATCCTGCCTACATCGGTCCTGCCAGCACCATTGCCCAGACCTTGGCTTTTCTGGGAAGGGGAAAGGGAATAGATGCCAACAGACATGGCGGGGAGTGTGGTTCCTAGGAAGGCAGGATTGGTGAGCCTGAGTGAGAGCCTGCGGGAACCAGGAACTCTGAGTGCACCCTCTTCAGCCTCCCTAGCCATGAATCAGGGACGTTACTGGAGGTCCCGCACATGAAGTAGTTGGGTAGCACCTGCTGAAGTTCTTAGACTTGGGCCACGCTTGTTCTCTCAGTAGGGAAGCCCCTGGTTATCTTCCAGCTGAGCTGGGAGGTGTCTGTGcatgaccaccaccacccgcTTACCTGGAACCGTACTTCCGTGGGTGGGGCCTCAGTGACTTCAGCCCTCCTTCCACAGGGCCTTTCTTGGGTGAGTTTGGTCTTATGGAGGCCAGTCACCCGGGTTTGTTCTGCTTACTTTACTCATCCCCTGGAGAGTCATGTGCTCTGAAAAGCTTTACATGCCTGTTTGCACCGCTAACTGCCGAGCAAATGCTCTCCTTAAGACTGGGACATTAAGAGGGGGAATGACAGAACAGGGTCAGCACAGGCTGAGAGGCCACAGGTGGTGGTGGCTGAGACCACGTCTCTCAGGCTGACAGCCCGATCAAACGGGGGCTGTTAGAAAGCAACAGGACGCCCCAGTGGAGTCACTTGTGTGAGCCCGACCAGGGCTTCTGCCTGAACTGACCGCCACCTCGGCCTCTCCAGGAGTGGAGATTCTGACCCATCAGCCTGGGGCTTTCTGGTCAGCACTAGGGAGGTGACCTACTAAAGACCCCTGCCTCCCTCAGGGAAGGCACCGTTGTTGGAGGGTGGCCGCACCCTGCCCCTCCATGCCCATTGAGCCTCCATCTTGTGCAGCTCCTTGGAGGGCCCTTCTGTTTAACAAGTGGCTGTTGCCGACTCAGGAAGCCCCAAGTAGAGCTAGTTAAATCTAAGTCTTTAAACTTATATAAATGTGtgtgggcctgggcctgggcctggcacAGTCAGAACCTGGAAAAGGCGTGTCCTTCACGGGGCTGGGTGGCCTGAGCAAGGGTCACCCCAgctacccccaccccccgacaACACCGCTGTGTCCCTGCAGGCCCACAATGACTTGCTGCGCACATATGAGGCAAAGCTCCTGGCCTTCGGAGTCCCCCTGGACAACGTGGGTTTCAAGCCCCTGGAGACCGCTGTGATCGGGCAGACGCTGGGACAGGGCCCTGCAGGACTTGTGGGCACCCCAACGTAGCCCCAGCCTGGGTGAGGTCCCCCCACAGCAAAGACAGCAGGTATTTGTTCTGTAGACATGTGTTGTCAGAGAATGAAGGTTTCCACGTGTGCTGCGTGTCCTCGTGTGGCTGTGGGGAGAGGtgcccccaggctccccagtGCTCCTCCTGTGCGCACGCCCGCCCCTCATCCCCCCAGGGCAGCTCCCACCAAGCTTGCCTCATGACTGAAGCCACCTCGCAGATGTCAGCAGCAACTTTATTGAAGCCTGAGTGACACCTGCCCCTGCGACATGGGGCCAGAATGTCCCAGGTAAAGTGTGACCCTCGTGCCCATCAGGAACTTGCCCACCCGCTGCTTGggggaggcctggtctgctgtgGCGCCATGTCCGTGCCCACAGGCTGGCTGCCGGTCAGCTGCTAGCTCCCTCGGTATGTGGTGTAAGACCACGGGCTCAGCAGCAGTGGCACGTGGAACTTGTGGGTCTCATTTGTGATGGTGAAAACGACCTGCGGGGAGAGGGGGCACTGGGAGTGCACACAGCCTGGCCCAGCAGAGACAAGactgtgggtggggctggggtctgCCCAGGGGAAGCACTCAGTCTGAGGGGCCCCTGGGCCTGAAGGTTCCCAAGGGTTAGGACCACCCTGAACAGGTCAGGTGAAGGGGACAGAGACTGGAAGGGCTCGGGTGAACCTCTGTCCGCCTGGGCTGAGTCAGCCTGACTGTGGGGTGGCGCGGCACGGGCATGGTGTGGTCAAGGCCAGGAGCTCAGAGCAGGTGCTTATTGGGATGGGGGGCAGGACCAGCCTGCGGGTCACAGTGCATCTCAGGCCTCCACCCGTCTGGCCCTCACCTCCACGTATGGGTAGAAGCTTTCCTGGCCCCTCTTCTGCCAGTAGCCCTCGGTGTCAAAGGACAGCTTGTAGGTGCCTGCCTTCATCTGGCCTGGAGGTAGGAGCCCAGGGCAGCGGCCGTCACGATCTGTGCAACTGGGGAGAAGGGGGTTGCTGCAGAGGGGTCCCTGCCTGGGTCTCCTGGGTCTGTGTGGCCAGTGGCCTGACTCGGACCTAGGTGAGCAGGGCCTGGGTGGCTCTGCAGCAGGGCAGTGTCCAGGACCAGGGCTATGTCCCCTCACTGTCCTTAGGGAAccccagagaagagaagggaaagaaccTTCCCTTCCCCCCCACTTCATGTCTGGCACAAAGACTTCACATTTTCTCTAGGCGTAAGAGTGCTTATTTACAAATCAAAAAAAATAGGTTGTACTAGCTGTACTGTTTCATAACGTGTGCAtgtgggctaagtcacttcagtcgtaaccaactctctgtgacccttggactgtagcccatcaggctcctctgtccatgggatttcacaggcaagaatactggagtgggtagccataccctcctccaggagatcctcccaacccagggatcgaacccatgtctctgaagTCTGCGTTGGCAGCCGGGTTCTTCACTGCTATCACCACCAGGGACGTGTAAAAACCAAGTACTTGCTGTTCACTACATTGCGCTTTCTGGGTGAGTGACTGCCAGGCTGCCATCCGCGTGTTTCCAGCTGCAGTGCCGGAGGCTCTGAGGGCCTCTGCTCACCAGGAGGCCATGCTCTCAAGTGTCTGTGCTGTGATCAGCATCAGCAGCACTTACCAGCGCAGTTTAGGGGGTTGGGAGTGGCTCTGTGTGGCTCCATGTGCTCCTCCATGCTCAGATTTGACCTGGACCCCCTTTCATGAAGGGCTCCATAGCCTCAGGCCCCAAGCCTTTGAGGTCCACCAGGGGCAGGGGCCTCCTGCCTCACCTTCCATCTCCTCATGTGTGGAAGGGTTTCCTGCAGGGTCTGTACACAGGGTACAGTGAGAACCTAACAAATGTCCAGTGCTCAAGAGCTGCCCAGCACAGGTCACCGCCAGTCAGAGTGACAACCAGGCCTCTCCAATCCCTCCTCAGGCCTCAGCTGGCCAGTGGGCAAGGAGAGACAGAGCCCTGTCCCAGCGCAGTGGGCACTCGGTGTGAGCTCTGCCAGCAAGGCTGTAGCACGACCAGGACTACTCAGCCTGTTGAAACAGAGGCTCTGAGATTCTGCAGGGAGACCGGCCGGCCGGGTCAGCCCTGCCACTTGCCAGCTGTGCCCACACCCTTTGCCCTGGTGCAGGGCCCCTTGCAGGGGGGGTGGGTGAGGTGGGGGGTGTTCTGGATTGAGCCCTGCCCCAGACCACCCTCCTACCTTTTCTTCAGCTCGGTCCACTGTTGGCCACAGTCCTCGAGCCTGGACAGACGGAGGTAGAGGCCTTGGGCCGGGAGCCCTGAGGCAGTGTCCAGCACATGTGTGGTCAGCGGGCTGCTGCCTGGCTCCATGCCTCTGCCCTAGGCCACAAGAGGGGCAGGGATGCGCTTGCGGGGCAGACGTTGTGTCCACACCCCTTGGTAGGAGGCAGTGCCTTGGAGTAAACAGCCCCCTGATCAAAGTCCCAAACTGCCCTGGGCAGGGTTGGGTGAgggaggtgctgggggtgggagtggcATTGGGTAACATATTGCCATACACAATGCTgacccttccccttcctcccagcACCGAAGGGGTCTCTACACCCAGAGCACCCTGGCCACCTTGAACCTCGTCAGGGCCTGGGTGGCCTCAGGGGCTTCTCTCTGAATCCAGCTCTGTCCCCTGATCCGCGGGCCACCTCAGAACTTAGCCCCAGGTGGAGGAGAGGTCAGGGGCTCCGGACCAGGTCTGTTCCCCTACCTCCTGGAAGCCCACGTGTCGCTGGAGTGTCTGCAGCCTCTGGGCGGCCCCAGAGCTCATGTCGCCGACCTGGGGACTGGCGAGGAGGCCAGCGGTCACACCACACCGCCACCCCCAGAAcctccctgggaagccctaccctGGCACCTCCCACGTGTCCGGCCAATCCAGGGAGGAGTGGAAGGTGCCCAGCCAGAGGGTCCTAGGGGTCTTCTGGGTGGTGGTTGCGGGGGCCAACAGAGCGAACGCAGTGCGCAGACCTACGGAGGCTCCTCCGGGCGGAAGTAGAGGGGCCCTGCAGCGTAGGgttgggagcaggggtggggtaCGAGGGGCGGGTCTCGGATGTGGGGGTGGAGTGTTGGGCGGGACCGGACGGGGAGGGGCGCAGCACgggcagggggtggtgggggaaaGGCGGGGCGGCGCTTCAGCTGGGGTCCGCGCCGGCGGCTGCTGGAAGCAGAGCAGTGAACCCAGTCACCCCCAGGGCCCTACACCAgtgctgtttcttttccttccttggaCGGTCAGGATCTGCTGGAAGCCCCGACAGGCCGCGTGGATGTTCCTCAGGCAGGACCGACCCCCGGGTTGAGAGTGACAGTGTGGGGTGACACCCTTGTGGTTGCGTTTTACCCCCTCCTACCTGCTCTGACCCTCGACCCCCAAGGTGCAGGGACCTGGCACACTGACAGCGTAGGGTGAGGGCTGTgcagaaatgaaggaagagaCAAGTCTGAGCGCACAGGCGTGAAACCCATCGTTGTACTACAATATTATGTGATGTGCGCACGAACAGATTTTATATAACAGATAAAAATAATGGCATTCTGTATTTACAGTCTGCGTGACATTGTCTGACGAGTTGTGTTGCTCTGGGTGTGGGGTCGTTTTTCTTCTCGCTAAACTGCATGTTCTAATGATCCGATAGTGAGCGACCTCAGTTTGAGCTTTAAGGATCAAGCCCCTCTGAGGTGGGGAAAGAGACCTCTGGCAAAGTTTGTGCATTGGTTACAACTGCTTTGGAGATAACCAGGGAGTGTGTGTTTGAGATGTAAATATGATGACGTTTGGCAGGGCTTATGTTTTTAGGAGGTGAccccacagagactcacacacctGTTTAGGCAAACTGCTATGGGGATGGGACCAGAAACAAGCTTACTTCCCCCATGAGGGATAATTAAATCAATGAACTCCTCTGCACACTGGCAGCTGTGCGGCCCTGTCCCGAGAGTGAGTCCAGTACAGCCCAGTACAGAGAATGAACTGAGTACCGAGAATGAACCCAGTACAGAGAATGAACCCAGTACAGAGTGAGCCAAGTACAGAGAGTGAACCCGGTACAGAGAATGAACTGAGTACAGATAGTGAGCCAAGTACAGAGAGTGAACCTGGTACAGAGTGAGTCCAGTACAGCCCAGTGCAGAGAATGAACCCAGTCCATAGAGTGAGCCCGGTCCAGAGAGTGAGCCCAGTCCAGCCAAGTACAGAGAATGAGCCCAGTACAGAGAGTATGCCCAGTACAGCCCAGTACGGAGAGTGAGCCCAGTGCAGAGTGTTGGTGTGTGAGGTGAGCGGTGAGAAGTGGCTGGTGACTAGGGGGAGAGGCAGCTTTAGCCTCATGTTTGAATCTGCAGCAGCTTTCACTCCATTACAAGGGTTCGTTCCCCTCTTCACCGTCACAGGCTCAGGGTGCAGCTGTCAGAGTCTCCGTGTCGCAGAGGACAAAGTTGATGTGCAAAGGGGCTGTGTGCTGGAAAACTTTCTGGTGTGGGACACAGGCGAGTGATGCCAGGACCATGTCAGGGATGAGCAGTGTCAATGGGCTGATCATTTTCACTCTGTAACCTTTCCTTGCACACGTACAGTCTCAAATGTCAGAAGCAAgctaacaaaaacaacaatcaaactttttttggctgccctgtcACCCCCTCTGTTTAGAGCCCTGAAACCTTCTCTGCCCAAGAGAGAACCTAGTCCTGGGAGAGcgctgggcagggcagggcattGCCACAGCTGCTTCTGTGGCCCCACCAGGGCCCCTGCCCAGCCTGCAGGCTTCACCTGGAACCTGAGAGGGCAGCAGATTGACTAAGAGCAAGCAAGGGGTCCAGCCTAGTAGTGCCAGGGCCAGCCATGCCACGTTCACCATGTGACCCCTAAGCGGTAGCTGCCACACAGCACCTTAAGGCTCCTGGGAGCAAAGTGCAGCTCTGCTGGTGGgcctgcccttctcctcccactcccTTTTCTGACTGTGTGATGTGATGCTGGAGGTGCAGCAGCTCCCCAGCACCAGGAGGCACAACTTGTGCTAAGGAAGACATGAGATCACAAGGAGGAGACAGGCAACTCCCTTTCTGATGTTGCCTCTGGGCCTCCTGGCAGGTACGTGGGGCCTTTTGTGTCTGGactgtgtatggatgtgagagttggactgtgaagaaggctgagcgccgaagaattgatgcttttgaactatggtgttggagaagactcttgagagtcccttggactgcaaggagatccaaccagtccgttctgaaggagatcaaccctgggatttctttggaaggaatgatgctaaagctgaaactccagtattttggctacctcatgcgaaaagctgactcattggaaaagactttgatgctgggagggattgggggcaggagaagaaggggacgacagaggatgagatggctggatggcat
This window harbors:
- the LOC101109035 gene encoding 5-hydroxyisourate hydrolase-like isoform X4, which translates into the protein MEPGSSPLTTHVLDTASGLPAQGLYLRLSRLEDCGQQWTELKKSCTDRDGRCPGLLPPGQMKAGTYKLSFDTEGYWQKRGQESFYPYVEVVFTITNETHKFHVPLLLSPWSYTTYRGS
- the LOC101109035 gene encoding 5-hydroxyisourate hydrolase-like isoform X2 — translated: MSSGAAQRLQTLQRHVGFQEGRGMEPGSSPLTTHVLDTASGLPAQGLYLRLSRLEDCGQQWTELKKSCTDRDGRCPGLLPPGQMKAGTYKLSFDTEGYWQKRGQESFYPYVEVVFTITNETHKFHVPLLLSPWSYTTYRGS
- the LOC101109035 gene encoding 5-hydroxyisourate hydrolase-like isoform X1, translating into MKWGGREGSFPSLLWGSLRTVRGHSPGPGHCPAAEPPRPCSPRSESGHWPHRPRRPRQGPLCSNPLLPSCTDRDGRCPGLLPPGQMKAGTYKLSFDTEGYWQKRGQESFYPYVEVVFTITNETHKFHVPLLLSPWSYTTYRGS
- the LOC101109035 gene encoding 5-hydroxyisourate hydrolase-like isoform X3, which produces MSSGAAQRLQTLQRHVGFQEGRGMEPGSSPLTTHVLDTASGLPAQGLYLRLSRLEDCGQQWTELKKSCTDRDGRCPGLLPPGQMKAGTYKLSFDTEGYWQKRGQESFYPYVEAVCTPSAPSPRRSFSPSQMRPTSSTCHCC